One segment of Marinobacter sediminum DNA contains the following:
- a CDS encoding NADP-dependent oxidoreductase, whose amino-acid sequence MSTYKAINLIKRPEANIGPELFEVVEKTVPEPAEGEFVVRQTYMSLDPAMMGWMSSDTDSYIPPVELGSVMRSSGIGEVVASNHPDFAVGDQVMGMFGWQEMALSDGTGVNKLDKNLPPEMALSVFALPGLTATQGLYGCGHPKAGETLVVSGAAGSVGSIVGQLAKADGLRVIGVVGSDEKADWIVNDLGFDGAVNYKTDDLGAKLDELAPDGIDVYFENTGGPIQDFVFERMNAHGRIVVCGMIADYTSANPRPGPNWMRIIKKRLSIQGFTMPDHLHRTQELMAKLAPYVQNGHIKYRAHVLEGLESAMSGLTLFLSGENKGKLMVKL is encoded by the coding sequence ATGAGTACCTATAAAGCGATTAACCTGATAAAGCGGCCTGAGGCGAATATAGGGCCGGAGCTTTTCGAGGTTGTGGAAAAAACGGTTCCGGAACCCGCCGAAGGCGAGTTTGTGGTCAGGCAGACCTATATGTCCCTCGACCCCGCCATGATGGGCTGGATGAGCTCCGATACCGACAGCTATATTCCGCCAGTGGAGCTTGGCTCAGTTATGCGCTCGTCGGGCATCGGCGAGGTGGTTGCCTCCAATCACCCGGATTTTGCCGTGGGCGATCAGGTCATGGGGATGTTTGGCTGGCAGGAGATGGCTCTGTCGGATGGCACGGGCGTGAACAAGCTGGACAAAAACCTGCCGCCGGAAATGGCGCTGTCGGTATTCGCGCTCCCGGGGCTTACAGCCACCCAGGGCCTGTATGGCTGTGGTCATCCCAAGGCGGGTGAAACGCTGGTGGTGTCCGGTGCGGCCGGCTCTGTCGGCTCAATCGTAGGCCAGTTGGCCAAGGCCGATGGCCTGCGGGTCATTGGTGTGGTGGGCAGCGATGAGAAGGCGGACTGGATTGTCAACGATCTGGGCTTCGATGGCGCCGTGAACTACAAGACCGACGACCTGGGCGCGAAGCTGGATGAATTGGCGCCGGATGGCATCGACGTTTATTTCGAGAACACCGGCGGCCCGATTCAGGACTTTGTGTTCGAGCGGATGAATGCTCACGGCCGTATCGTGGTATGCGGAATGATTGCCGATTATACCTCCGCCAACCCGCGCCCCGGCCCCAACTGGATGCGTATCATCAAGAAACGCCTGTCGATCCAGGGGTTCACCATGCCAGATCACCTGCACCGGACGCAGGAGCTGATGGCCAAGCTCGCCCCCTATGTCCAGAACGGGCATATTAAATATCGGGCCCACGTTCTGGAGGGGCTGGAGTCGGCCATGAGCGGTCTTACCCTGTTCCTCTCCGGTGAGAACAAGGGTAAGTTGATGGTGAAGCTCTAA
- a CDS encoding DUF4112 domain-containing protein: MVKPTEAQQLAILERLDKFSRFTDSSISIPFTRVTIGVEAIIGLLPVVGDFAGLVLSGYVLIEAQRAGASKDVKLRMLRNMGIDFLGGLLPVVGDGFDAIYKANTRNTRLLRNYLEKQLAVEPPSPAFPWKTLIGLSILFAVITGGLTLVL, encoded by the coding sequence ATGGTGAAGCCTACGGAAGCCCAGCAACTGGCGATCCTCGAGCGGCTGGATAAGTTCAGCCGGTTTACCGACAGCAGCATCAGCATTCCTTTCACCCGAGTCACAATTGGCGTAGAGGCCATTATTGGCTTGCTGCCAGTGGTAGGCGATTTCGCCGGACTGGTGTTGTCTGGCTATGTACTTATCGAAGCGCAACGAGCGGGTGCCAGCAAGGATGTGAAGCTGCGGATGCTGCGCAATATGGGCATTGATTTTCTTGGTGGACTGCTGCCAGTGGTGGGGGATGGCTTTGATGCCATCTACAAGGCCAATACCCGTAATACCCGGTTGCTGAGAAACTATCTCGAAAAACAGCTCGCGGTGGAGCCGCCTTCGCCAGCGTTTCCCTGGAAGACTCTGATCGGGTTGTCCATTCTGTTTGCCGTTATTACGGGTGGGCTGACGCTCGTTCTGTAA
- a CDS encoding CocE/NonD family hydrolase, whose product MPYRTRFTLYRHLLIPFALALAAAGCVETNSEQSAPQAGAAEQACENPGAGAPPQCKTAPPVSCSGDTSTGGGRSYPVMLTSASGETIAFQVLEPIGGVDCAQGHPLVLHGHGFGGSRNTEGFERYREAGFVVISIDQRGFGESTGSVRVMDPEFEGRDLIQILDWAEANLDYLQYRNEPTLPEALNPNLVAGAIGGSYGGGFQLLLHGQDPRQRLDAMVPDITWYDLRYSLNPGNVIKTGWDLVLAAGGEAGSTGKGNEGLDPIIREILTQGATINRFPEAGLDFFYYHSPAYRCTGEPVQVSDAPGLLSYQINPPAFDVQPTSYPEVDVLFTQGMKDTLFNFNEAWRNFECLKARGGDVRLLTHQTGHVLPVEAPEELQPAEYVDPTAGLLEIPGFQGAAGQFACGNLSISDATLNWLEHHLQGKPLAGYFDGTDTNVCLSLADGQSVSVPMDTFPAPDLKGGVLQGAAVVERAVASELPVGSGYEAVATAANPPAALVLGQAGAGGITLGGIPTARLTVSDLAGRSHCEEALDPYAAGCDPIVFVGLGKRISGESRWQLIDDQVKPVRGLKEKAVVELVGVAEALAPGDELALLVYGFHPQYPASWSRDALVPYVNLEGTVQVPVLEGVLEGGM is encoded by the coding sequence ATGCCTTACCGCACACGCTTTACGTTATACCGTCACCTCTTGATTCCATTTGCTCTGGCCCTGGCGGCTGCCGGGTGCGTGGAAACGAACTCTGAACAAAGCGCGCCTCAAGCCGGCGCCGCTGAACAGGCTTGTGAGAATCCGGGGGCGGGTGCGCCTCCCCAATGCAAAACGGCCCCGCCCGTGTCCTGTTCTGGCGATACCTCCACCGGGGGTGGTCGCAGCTATCCGGTAATGCTCACGTCGGCCAGCGGTGAAACCATTGCGTTCCAGGTGCTTGAGCCGATTGGTGGCGTCGACTGTGCGCAGGGTCACCCGCTGGTCCTGCATGGTCACGGTTTTGGTGGATCACGGAATACGGAGGGGTTCGAGCGCTATCGCGAAGCGGGCTTTGTGGTCATCTCCATCGACCAGCGGGGGTTCGGTGAAAGCACCGGTTCGGTCCGGGTGATGGATCCCGAGTTCGAGGGCCGCGACCTGATCCAGATTCTTGATTGGGCCGAGGCGAACCTGGATTACCTGCAGTACCGCAATGAACCCACCCTGCCTGAGGCCCTGAACCCCAATCTTGTGGCGGGCGCAATTGGTGGCAGTTATGGCGGTGGGTTCCAGCTCCTTCTGCACGGCCAGGATCCGCGCCAGAGACTCGATGCCATGGTGCCGGATATCACCTGGTATGACCTGCGGTACAGCCTTAATCCCGGTAATGTCATCAAGACGGGATGGGATCTTGTGCTGGCGGCCGGAGGCGAAGCAGGCTCCACCGGCAAGGGTAATGAGGGTCTGGATCCGATCATCCGCGAAATCCTCACCCAGGGAGCAACAATAAACCGCTTCCCGGAAGCCGGCCTCGACTTCTTTTACTATCACAGCCCGGCGTATCGCTGCACCGGCGAGCCGGTTCAGGTCTCTGATGCGCCCGGTCTGCTGAGCTACCAGATCAATCCGCCTGCATTCGATGTTCAGCCAACGTCCTACCCGGAGGTGGATGTGCTGTTCACGCAGGGCATGAAGGACACGCTCTTCAACTTCAATGAAGCCTGGCGGAACTTCGAATGCCTTAAAGCCCGTGGGGGTGATGTACGTCTGCTGACCCACCAGACCGGCCATGTACTGCCCGTTGAGGCGCCAGAGGAGTTGCAGCCAGCGGAATATGTGGATCCGACCGCAGGCTTGCTGGAAATACCGGGGTTTCAGGGGGCGGCTGGTCAGTTTGCCTGTGGCAACCTCTCGATTTCAGATGCAACGTTGAATTGGCTGGAACATCACCTGCAGGGTAAGCCGCTTGCCGGCTACTTTGATGGAACCGACACGAACGTCTGCCTGTCATTGGCGGATGGTCAGTCAGTCAGCGTGCCCATGGATACCTTTCCAGCGCCGGACCTGAAGGGCGGGGTACTTCAGGGCGCAGCCGTGGTCGAACGTGCCGTGGCCAGCGAGCTGCCGGTTGGTTCCGGGTACGAAGCGGTAGCAACCGCAGCCAACCCGCCGGCAGCGCTGGTCCTCGGGCAGGCCGGGGCGGGTGGCATCACCTTGGGCGGTATTCCCACTGCCAGGCTCACGGTGTCCGACCTGGCAGGACGTTCACACTGCGAGGAGGCGCTGGATCCCTATGCGGCGGGCTGTGACCCGATTGTGTTCGTCGGCCTCGGCAAGCGCATTTCGGGAGAAAGCCGATGGCAATTGATTGATGATCAGGTGAAGCCGGTACGGGGCCTCAAGGAAAAGGCGGTGGTCGAGCTGGTCGGTGTGGCAGAAGCTCTGGCCCCCGGCGATGAGCTTGCGTTGCTGGTTTACGGATTCCACCCACAGTACCCCGCGAGCTGGTCACGGGATGCGCTGGTGCCCTACGTCAACCTTGAGGGAACGGTACAGGTGCCGGTATTGGAGGGCGTGCTGGAAGGCGGCATGTGA
- a CDS encoding SRPBCC family protein, translating into MFHIHVERTLAKDIDTVFEAISDHGRYDRFPGVDKSVLVEEGRDEKNGTGALRIIGSGPLELTERITQFERPTTMHYRIEKSSPFSVLHTRGEITLQPDGERTRVIWISEGRMQTPLLGRLLDKVAERSFTKVFNSLLKAVERL; encoded by the coding sequence ATGTTTCACATTCACGTTGAGCGCACCCTCGCCAAGGACATCGACACTGTTTTTGAAGCTATCTCCGACCATGGTCGTTACGACCGGTTTCCGGGAGTAGATAAGTCCGTCCTGGTTGAAGAGGGCAGGGATGAGAAGAACGGCACCGGGGCGCTGCGGATTATCGGATCAGGACCGCTTGAACTGACCGAGCGCATTACACAGTTTGAGCGGCCGACGACCATGCATTATCGCATTGAAAAATCGAGCCCGTTTTCTGTCCTGCATACCAGGGGTGAGATCACTTTACAGCCTGATGGTGAGCGAACACGGGTGATCTGGATATCCGAAGGCCGCATGCAGACCCCATTGCTTGGTCGGCTGCTGGACAAGGTCGCCGAGCGCAGTTTTACCAAGGTCTTCAATTCTCTGCTCAAGGCTGTTGAGCGACTCTAG
- a CDS encoding sensor domain-containing diguanylate cyclase: MQSHRHAVVFPLVIGLLYYLGAWVGVHFAALESGIVILWPPNAVLLAALLSQPPRRWWPLLVVVLASEVAADIPVFTVTQALLFGAINITECLLAASLIRFFLEREVGWHEPKDLSLFLVTVFFIASPIAALGGASVYSFLLTSDTPFLTFWRLWWIGDATGLIILTPLLHMAFSPGLLQRMAGGTWPCRLELAGAWVVSLIACYVIFVLDLHFEKYLALSPLAVVAVPIWVAIRFGTLAGSSLATAVALFVAFATASGLGPFVREQQDHSALLTQEFTVVFIATVLFVAAFVHQNRRKSGELHEALVKVRHLNHELEERVRQRTQELFDTNQQLQTLALTDELTGIPNRRRMKALGEEEAKRSERSERPFSVILLDIDHFKQVNDRYGHAVGDECLKAFVRAIAPSLRSIDRFGRWGGEEFIIVVPDSDHVDLVRLSDKLLRCIRAVVVTVGDDQIDMTVSIGVAEWHHASFDKLVSEADDALYRAKAQGRDRAEINVRGLRVIE, from the coding sequence TTGCAAAGCCATCGCCACGCCGTTGTTTTTCCGCTCGTCATTGGCCTGCTCTATTATCTGGGTGCGTGGGTTGGGGTCCATTTTGCGGCCCTGGAGAGCGGAATTGTTATCCTTTGGCCACCGAATGCCGTTCTGTTAGCCGCTCTTCTGAGCCAGCCTCCCCGTCGCTGGTGGCCTCTGTTAGTGGTTGTCCTGGCCTCGGAAGTTGCTGCAGACATTCCGGTGTTTACCGTTACTCAGGCTCTGCTGTTCGGTGCAATTAACATCACGGAGTGCCTGCTGGCTGCCAGCCTCATTCGTTTCTTCCTGGAACGGGAGGTGGGCTGGCACGAGCCTAAAGACCTCAGTCTTTTTCTGGTCACCGTGTTTTTTATCGCCTCTCCCATTGCCGCCCTTGGCGGTGCGTCGGTCTATTCATTCCTGTTAACCAGCGACACACCCTTCCTCACGTTCTGGCGGCTGTGGTGGATTGGTGATGCAACCGGGTTGATTATCCTGACGCCTTTGCTGCATATGGCATTCAGCCCGGGCCTGCTGCAACGAATGGCCGGGGGCACGTGGCCATGTCGCCTGGAGCTGGCCGGGGCATGGGTGGTCAGCCTGATAGCCTGCTACGTGATCTTCGTCCTGGACCTGCATTTTGAGAAGTATCTGGCCCTGTCTCCGCTGGCCGTCGTCGCCGTGCCCATATGGGTGGCCATTCGTTTTGGCACGCTGGCAGGTTCGTCTCTGGCGACTGCGGTTGCGCTCTTCGTAGCTTTTGCCACGGCCTCAGGGCTGGGCCCATTTGTTCGTGAGCAGCAAGACCATAGCGCCCTGCTGACGCAGGAATTCACGGTAGTGTTTATTGCAACGGTGTTGTTCGTTGCCGCGTTTGTGCACCAAAACCGTCGAAAATCGGGCGAGCTTCACGAGGCTCTGGTGAAGGTCAGGCATTTGAATCACGAATTGGAAGAACGGGTCCGCCAGCGTACCCAGGAGTTGTTTGATACCAACCAGCAGCTGCAAACACTGGCGTTAACTGACGAGCTGACTGGCATTCCCAATCGAAGGCGGATGAAAGCGCTGGGTGAAGAGGAAGCAAAACGCAGTGAGCGCAGCGAGCGGCCTTTCAGCGTTATCCTGCTGGATATCGATCATTTCAAACAGGTCAATGACCGTTACGGACACGCTGTGGGCGACGAGTGCCTGAAAGCCTTTGTCCGGGCCATTGCACCATCCCTGAGGTCGATCGATCGTTTTGGTCGTTGGGGCGGTGAGGAGTTCATAATTGTCGTGCCGGACTCGGATCACGTAGACCTGGTACGCCTCAGCGACAAGCTCCTGAGGTGTATCCGGGCTGTGGTAGTGACGGTTGGTGACGACCAGATAGACATGACGGTATCCATTGGTGTTGCTGAGTGGCACCACGCCAGCTTTGATAAATTGGTGTCAGAGGCTGACGATGCCCTTTACCGGGCCAAAGCGCAGGGCCGGGATCGGGCGGAGATCAATGTGCGGGGACTGCGCGTTATTGAATAG
- a CDS encoding NADAR family protein, whose translation MSLFPADNGENDLYLSRTDPENPFGTYAAFSFELEGKGWPTVEHYFQGMKFTDETRQEQVRTAATPAQARKLGRKRHKSLRRDWKQVRETIMTRGVYVRCRTHPELAEELLNTGEQRIVENSNFDYFWGCGRDRRGDNCYGKVLMNVRAKLREEQEADPT comes from the coding sequence ATGTCTCTTTTTCCGGCCGACAACGGCGAGAATGATCTTTACCTTTCACGAACCGATCCAGAGAACCCATTTGGCACCTACGCAGCCTTCAGCTTTGAGCTGGAGGGCAAGGGCTGGCCCACCGTGGAACACTACTTCCAGGGTATGAAGTTCACCGATGAAACCCGGCAGGAACAGGTACGAACGGCGGCCACACCCGCGCAGGCGAGAAAGCTGGGCCGCAAGCGCCACAAGAGCCTGCGGCGTGACTGGAAGCAGGTGCGTGAAACCATCATGACGCGGGGTGTATACGTTCGCTGTCGCACCCACCCCGAGCTCGCGGAAGAACTGCTCAACACCGGCGAACAGAGAATTGTAGAAAACAGCAACTTCGATTACTTCTGGGGTTGTGGCCGTGATCGCCGGGGCGATAACTGCTATGGAAAAGTGCTGATGAACGTCCGGGCCAAGCTGCGGGAAGAACAGGAGGCGGACCCGACTTGA
- a CDS encoding universal stress protein, whose product MDKGSPNIAVACDGSDQSLHAAKMAAELAQAMGQPLKLLSVYPYSKSSTLVVAGVEHSKIEEEKQKYGREVFEKAKEAIQGRANVAEEVLLAGDPAHEILEYIHTHSGTHLVLGRRGHSVVRSLTLGSVSEKIVRHATGPVTVVEE is encoded by the coding sequence ATGGATAAGGGTTCTCCAAATATCGCAGTCGCCTGTGATGGTTCTGATCAGTCATTGCACGCGGCGAAAATGGCCGCAGAGCTGGCTCAGGCCATGGGCCAGCCCCTCAAGCTGTTGTCCGTCTATCCCTACTCGAAGTCGTCGACATTAGTGGTCGCCGGTGTCGAACACAGCAAAATCGAGGAGGAGAAGCAGAAGTACGGTCGCGAAGTTTTCGAAAAGGCGAAAGAGGCCATTCAAGGGCGAGCGAATGTTGCGGAAGAGGTTCTCCTGGCTGGTGATCCGGCGCATGAAATCCTTGAGTACATACACACCCATTCGGGCACCCACCTGGTACTGGGTCGGCGCGGTCATTCGGTGGTGCGCAGCCTTACCCTTGGCAGTGTCAGCGAAAAGATTGTCAGGCACGCCACTGGGCCGGTGACGGTTGTGGAGGAGTGA
- a CDS encoding SDR family oxidoreductase produces MPTKTVWITGASAGIGEALAVRFAQDGARLVLSARRESELERVAGLCREAGLPAEQVLVLPLDVTDWESLPGAVQAVLDHFGVINLLINNAGVSQRSLCKDTDMAVYQKLMDVDVMGQIALTKAVLPHMLERGAGHLAVTASVAGKVGAPLRTGYCAAKHAVMGFFDALRAEVEGQGLDVSTIVPGFIRTDISRNALAGDGSTFGKLDKNIAGGMDVTECAEVVFKGLTARKREIPVGKGKEMSALWIKRVSPEALFRMVRAR; encoded by the coding sequence ATGCCCACGAAAACTGTCTGGATTACCGGCGCTTCAGCCGGCATCGGCGAAGCACTTGCCGTACGTTTTGCCCAGGATGGTGCCCGCCTTGTCCTCTCTGCCCGTCGTGAGAGTGAGTTGGAGCGCGTTGCCGGTCTTTGCCGTGAGGCGGGGCTTCCGGCTGAGCAGGTGCTGGTATTGCCGCTGGATGTGACGGACTGGGAGTCATTGCCCGGGGCCGTGCAGGCCGTTTTGGATCATTTTGGTGTCATCAACCTGCTGATTAACAACGCCGGTGTTTCACAGCGTTCACTGTGCAAAGACACCGATATGGCGGTCTACCAGAAACTGATGGATGTGGATGTGATGGGCCAGATCGCACTGACCAAGGCGGTACTGCCTCATATGCTGGAGCGCGGTGCCGGGCACCTTGCGGTCACGGCCAGTGTCGCTGGCAAGGTCGGCGCGCCCCTGCGAACCGGTTACTGTGCAGCCAAGCATGCGGTGATGGGCTTTTTTGACGCCCTGCGTGCGGAGGTAGAAGGGCAGGGGCTGGATGTTTCCACCATCGTGCCGGGCTTTATCCGCACCGATATCTCCCGCAATGCCCTCGCCGGTGACGGTTCGACGTTTGGCAAGCTGGATAAGAATATTGCCGGTGGTATGGATGTCACTGAGTGCGCCGAGGTGGTCTTCAAAGGCCTCACGGCCAGAAAGCGGGAGATTCCAGTTGGCAAGGGCAAGGAAATGTCCGCGCTCTGGATCAAGCGGGTGTCACCGGAGGCGTTGTTCCGGATGGTAAGGGCGCGGTAA
- a CDS encoding sensor domain-containing diguanylate cyclase has protein sequence MPVQKNTDKLVTTSTNLLPFIESLPDAVVIVNTDHKIVLVNSCAEEMFGYPADALEGSDLQMIIPELHRGGHRQSVNNYFQMPYARPMSAEKRFSGVRADGTEVPVDIMINIITLDGVSAAMALVRDVTYQRDLEDRLTLESLTDEMTGFYNRKYFKTQLEAQFSGFIRSGLPTSVIMLDYDYFKTINDQYGHAAGDLVLIDAAKMIQEELRPLDVGCRVGGEEFAIILPNTKLQDAVRFAERIRQRIEHLEFRLEDIAFHATITVGVASFSSADKSYDSLMKRADKALYAGKSTGRNCVISQDSLPSPSWTN, from the coding sequence ATGCCCGTACAGAAAAATACCGATAAACTCGTTACGACTTCCACAAATTTGTTGCCGTTTATTGAGTCCCTGCCTGATGCCGTCGTAATCGTTAATACCGACCACAAGATCGTACTGGTTAACTCCTGTGCCGAAGAAATGTTCGGTTATCCTGCAGACGCCCTGGAAGGCTCGGACCTGCAAATGATCATCCCCGAGCTCCATCGGGGTGGGCACAGGCAGAGTGTAAATAACTATTTCCAGATGCCTTACGCCCGACCCATGAGTGCGGAAAAACGATTCTCCGGAGTGCGTGCAGATGGCACGGAGGTCCCGGTCGATATAATGATCAACATAATTACGTTGGATGGGGTCAGTGCTGCCATGGCACTTGTCCGGGATGTCACCTACCAGAGGGACCTGGAAGACCGACTGACCCTGGAATCCCTGACTGACGAAATGACCGGTTTCTACAACCGGAAATACTTCAAGACGCAGCTCGAGGCGCAGTTCTCCGGCTTTATCCGCTCGGGCCTGCCCACTTCCGTAATCATGCTCGATTATGATTACTTCAAGACCATCAATGATCAATATGGCCATGCAGCCGGTGACCTTGTACTGATCGATGCCGCAAAGATGATTCAGGAGGAACTGCGTCCATTGGATGTGGGGTGCCGTGTTGGCGGAGAAGAGTTTGCCATCATCCTGCCCAATACAAAGTTGCAGGATGCCGTGAGGTTTGCCGAGCGTATTCGCCAGCGAATTGAACATCTGGAATTCAGGCTGGAAGACATTGCGTTCCATGCCACCATCACTGTCGGGGTGGCCTCCTTCTCATCAGCAGACAAGTCATACGATTCACTGATGAAAAGGGCTGACAAGGCCCTCTATGCCGGCAAGTCTACCGGACGCAATTGTGTTATTTCGCAGGATTCTTTGCCGTCACCATCCTGGACAAACTGA
- a CDS encoding DnaJ domain-containing protein, with amino-acid sequence MPLTLLVIVMAVVAWVWLRNQPPGQCKPAIIKLVSIAGIAMVVLLALTGRLHFLFALLAFLFPLLRRVLPSLLTGRMAGLGGGAKARPGNQSHVSSDILEMSLDHDSGTMSGTILKGPMEGRALADLSESEFIELLRYCREQDEDSARLLETYLDRRFGDSWRADDQASAEGGEAGARDNSGGPLTESEALDILGLEPGASEEEIIQAHRRMMQKVHPDRGGSNYLAARINEAKERLLG; translated from the coding sequence GTGCCACTAACGCTACTGGTTATCGTAATGGCGGTTGTCGCGTGGGTCTGGCTGCGCAACCAGCCGCCCGGTCAATGCAAGCCGGCCATTATCAAGCTGGTGTCGATTGCCGGTATCGCGATGGTGGTTCTGCTGGCCCTTACCGGCCGATTGCACTTCCTGTTTGCCTTGCTGGCATTTCTTTTCCCGCTGCTGCGCCGGGTACTGCCATCCCTTTTGACGGGTCGCATGGCGGGGCTAGGCGGCGGCGCAAAAGCCAGGCCCGGCAACCAATCCCATGTTTCCAGCGACATTCTCGAGATGAGCCTGGACCATGACTCCGGAACCATGAGTGGCACGATCCTGAAAGGCCCCATGGAAGGCAGGGCGCTGGCGGATCTGAGCGAAAGCGAATTTATCGAGTTGTTACGATACTGCCGGGAGCAGGACGAGGACTCTGCCCGCCTTCTGGAAACTTACCTCGACCGCCGGTTCGGCGACTCCTGGCGCGCTGACGACCAGGCCAGCGCTGAGGGCGGGGAAGCCGGCGCACGTGATAATTCCGGCGGTCCGCTGACTGAAAGCGAAGCTCTCGATATCCTGGGGCTGGAACCCGGTGCCAGCGAAGAGGAGATCATCCAGGCGCACCGCCGGATGATGCAGAAAGTGCACCCGGACCGGGGCGGAAGTAACTATCTGGCTGCGCGCATCAATGAAGCCAAAGAACGCCTGCTGGGCTGA
- a CDS encoding VWA domain-containing protein yields the protein MSDKELRTKSDKQSIDQFIHQVRTLPKQGGGQGRLIFALDATASREATWDQACHLQSELFMATRDLGGLAIQLCYYRGFGEFKATGFVTETGQLLNLMNGVSCLGGRTQISRVLAHAVKETRAEAVKAVVFIGDCCEEPVDELCHIAGELGMLRTPVFMFHEGADAHARAVFQQVSKLSGGAYAPFDRNSPQVLRDLMAAVAVYASGGTRALQDFSSRSSPEVKRLTRQIR from the coding sequence ATGTCTGACAAAGAGCTACGCACCAAATCCGATAAACAGTCTATCGATCAGTTTATCCATCAGGTCCGCACGCTGCCCAAGCAGGGCGGCGGGCAGGGGCGGCTGATTTTCGCCCTGGACGCCACCGCGAGCCGGGAGGCGACCTGGGATCAGGCTTGTCACTTGCAGAGTGAGTTGTTCATGGCGACCAGGGATTTGGGCGGCCTGGCTATTCAGCTGTGCTACTACCGTGGCTTTGGCGAGTTCAAGGCCACCGGGTTTGTCACCGAGACCGGTCAGCTGCTGAACCTGATGAACGGCGTTTCCTGCCTGGGTGGCCGCACCCAGATCAGCCGGGTGTTGGCTCACGCGGTGAAAGAAACCCGCGCGGAAGCCGTCAAGGCCGTGGTGTTTATCGGGGATTGTTGCGAAGAGCCGGTGGACGAGCTCTGCCATATCGCCGGCGAGCTGGGGATGCTACGAACTCCGGTGTTCATGTTCCATGAGGGCGCGGATGCCCATGCCAGGGCGGTGTTCCAGCAGGTGAGCAAACTGTCCGGAGGCGCCTATGCACCCTTTGATCGCAACAGCCCGCAGGTGCTCAGGGATCTTATGGCCGCTGTTGCGGTCTATGCTTCCGGGGGAACCAGGGCCCTGCAGGACTTTTCCAGCCGCAGCTCCCCGGAAGTCAAGCGCCTGACCCGTCAGATAAGGTAA